A part of Melittangium boletus DSM 14713 genomic DNA contains:
- a CDS encoding serine/threonine protein kinase, which yields MEDSPLPALGEEVGGYRLEARLGEGGQGTVYRARREGQLYALKFRALARSAWPWRELEVGLRLRLGGEVTVLGYGLWPQTEPSHLFLIMPYVNGRSLEVWVRTKNPSARKVVLLLLDVAWQLLDIHRAGVVHRDIKAANVLVRDEDGRAVLVDFGVGTYTGAPHVTHPLALPGTPLFRSPEALRFRREHAGEHAPPRPSDDLWAMGVLLYWLLTNSYPFETQHPREDEGGLANRILRETPEPPHERNPRVPRALGELCLRMLEKPLEARLPDAQALCEELETVLEKADDSWDEPLCEPWGPDAATTIQERELDLGDWADREQRLKEYARRHARRGEPLPPEETPAPPPRTRRLAKRVNRVVAGLVLTASLLALMLALPHSASTSRVTTPGQQQEGSQSAAPDEAFTPAPVADAATPKDNMLAKTPRQTASRLAKACGTAWAVGQLACATPPAPAQLTSASLPPPAECPPGAWDAMSAIGIKPTEIRLGTFLPNNNAARIVVPPGTPVSLIEEWGQDDALPQKTVFMGELFYGAERAYGRFTQARTPQGKVYPVCMELVGDELELQNGEQFEPGSKPGAVKLASTVYLRAVERFD from the coding sequence GTGGAGGACAGCCCGCTCCCCGCGCTGGGCGAGGAGGTGGGCGGCTACCGGCTGGAAGCGCGGCTGGGCGAGGGGGGCCAGGGAACGGTGTACCGGGCCCGGCGAGAGGGCCAACTGTACGCGCTCAAGTTCCGCGCGCTGGCGCGGAGCGCCTGGCCGTGGCGAGAGCTGGAAGTGGGCCTGCGGCTGCGGCTCGGCGGAGAGGTGACGGTCCTGGGCTACGGACTGTGGCCCCAGACCGAACCGAGCCACCTCTTCCTCATCATGCCCTACGTGAACGGCCGCTCATTGGAGGTGTGGGTCCGCACGAAGAATCCCTCGGCGAGGAAGGTGGTCCTGCTGCTGCTGGATGTCGCGTGGCAGCTCCTGGACATCCACCGGGCGGGCGTGGTGCACCGGGACATCAAGGCCGCCAACGTGCTCGTGCGCGACGAGGACGGACGAGCGGTATTGGTGGACTTCGGCGTGGGCACGTACACCGGGGCGCCACACGTCACCCATCCCCTCGCCCTGCCCGGCACGCCCCTCTTCCGCAGCCCCGAGGCCCTGCGCTTCCGGCGCGAACACGCGGGCGAACACGCTCCACCACGCCCCTCGGATGACCTGTGGGCGATGGGAGTCCTCCTCTATTGGCTGCTCACGAACAGCTACCCGTTCGAGACCCAGCACCCCCGGGAAGACGAGGGCGGCCTGGCGAACAGGATCCTGCGCGAGACACCCGAGCCGCCTCACGAGCGCAATCCCCGCGTGCCCCGGGCCCTGGGCGAGCTGTGCCTGCGCATGCTGGAGAAGCCGCTCGAAGCGCGCCTCCCCGACGCCCAGGCTCTCTGCGAGGAGTTGGAAACGGTGCTGGAGAAGGCGGATGACTCGTGGGACGAGCCCCTGTGCGAGCCCTGGGGCCCGGACGCCGCCACGACGATCCAGGAGCGGGAACTCGACCTGGGAGACTGGGCCGACCGGGAACAGCGGTTGAAGGAATACGCGCGGCGCCATGCCCGGCGAGGCGAGCCGCTCCCCCCAGAGGAGACACCTGCTCCCCCGCCTCGAACCCGGCGCCTCGCGAAACGAGTGAACCGCGTGGTGGCGGGACTCGTGCTCACCGCGAGCCTGCTCGCCCTGATGCTCGCCCTGCCCCACTCCGCCTCGACTTCGAGGGTGACAACGCCTGGCCAGCAACAGGAAGGTAGCCAGAGCGCGGCGCCCGACGAGGCATTCACCCCCGCGCCCGTCGCCGACGCGGCGACCCCAAAGGACAACATGCTCGCGAAGACTCCACGGCAAACCGCCTCCCGATTGGCCAAGGCTTGCGGCACCGCGTGGGCGGTGGGCCAACTCGCCTGCGCCACGCCCCCGGCTCCCGCGCAGCTCACCTCAGCGTCCCTGCCCCCCCCCGCGGAGTGCCCACCGGGTGCATGGGACGCCATGAGCGCGATTGGAATCAAGCCCACGGAAATACGGCTTGGCACATTCCTCCCCAATAACAACGCGGCGCGCATCGTCGTGCCGCCCGGTACGCCCGTCTCGCTGATTGAGGAATGGGGTCAAGATGATGCTCTTCCTCAAAAGACTGTCTTCATGGGCGAGCTGTTCTATGGAGCGGAGCGGGCCTATGGGCGTTTCACGCAGGCCCGGACGCCGCAGGGAAAGGTCTACCCCGTCTGCATGGAACTCGTCGGCGACGAGTTGGAACTCCAGAACGGCGAACAGTTCGAGCCCGGTAGCAAACCAGGTGCCGTGAAGCTCGCATCAACCGTCTATCTTCGTGCGGTCGAGCGCTTCGATTAG
- a CDS encoding threonine ammonia-lyase, with protein MVTLQDIEAAQQRIGDAVHRTPCPRSEHFKDLTDCAALYFKLENLQRTGAFKERGALNTLLSLTPEERARGVIAASAGNHAQGLAYHAGRRGVSTTIVMPERTPIIKVTRTRSYGAEVVLHGTNFDEANAEAVRIQERDNRVFVHPFNDPRVIAGQGTIGLELLEQCPQMDLVLVPIGGGGLISGVACAIKETNPRIKIIGIQASAIASMKASVEAGVLTEVPAGTTIADGIAVKRPGDYTFEMIRRYVDDILTVDEEEIANAILLLLEREKTVSEGAGAVGLAALINAKLPSARGRKVVALLSGGNIDVNLVSRIIERGLVKGGRLVRLVVRMPDRPGMLARLTAEIAQQSANVVEIYHNRAFSKAGLGEVAVEVTLETRGRNHIEELMGSLAQNGWQVVEET; from the coding sequence ATGGTGACGCTCCAGGATATCGAGGCCGCGCAGCAGCGCATTGGTGACGCCGTCCACCGGACCCCTTGCCCCCGCTCGGAGCACTTCAAGGATCTCACCGACTGCGCGGCGCTGTACTTCAAGCTGGAGAACCTCCAGCGCACGGGCGCCTTCAAGGAGCGGGGAGCACTCAACACGCTCCTGAGCCTGACGCCGGAGGAACGCGCGCGCGGTGTCATCGCCGCCTCGGCCGGCAACCACGCGCAGGGACTCGCCTACCACGCGGGCCGCCGGGGCGTGTCCACCACCATCGTGATGCCCGAGCGCACCCCCATCATCAAGGTGACGCGCACGCGCAGCTACGGCGCCGAGGTGGTGCTGCACGGCACCAACTTCGACGAGGCCAACGCCGAGGCCGTGCGCATCCAGGAGCGCGACAACCGCGTCTTCGTGCACCCCTTCAATGATCCACGCGTCATCGCGGGCCAGGGCACCATCGGCCTGGAACTGCTCGAGCAGTGCCCGCAGATGGACCTGGTGCTGGTGCCCATCGGGGGCGGCGGGCTCATCTCCGGCGTGGCGTGCGCCATCAAGGAAACCAACCCGCGCATCAAGATCATCGGCATCCAGGCCTCGGCCATCGCGAGCATGAAGGCGTCGGTGGAGGCGGGCGTGCTCACGGAGGTGCCCGCGGGCACCACCATCGCGGACGGAATCGCCGTCAAGCGCCCCGGCGACTACACCTTCGAGATGATCCGCCGCTACGTGGACGACATCCTCACGGTGGACGAGGAGGAGATCGCCAACGCCATCCTCCTGCTGCTCGAGCGCGAGAAGACGGTGTCCGAGGGCGCGGGGGCGGTGGGCCTGGCGGCGCTCATCAACGCCAAGCTCCCCTCCGCGCGAGGCCGCAAGGTGGTGGCGCTGCTGTCCGGCGGCAACATCGACGTCAACCTGGTCAGCCGCATCATCGAGCGCGGACTCGTCAAGGGCGGGCGGCTCGTGCGGCTCGTCGTGCGCATGCCGGACCGGCCCGGGATGCTCGCGCGGCTCACGGCGGAGATCGCTCAACAGAGCGCCAACGTGGTGGAGATCTACCACAACCGGGCCTTCTCCAAGGCGGGCCTGGGCGAGGTGGCGGTGGAGGTGACGCTGGAGACGCGTGGGCGCAACCACATCGAGGAGCTGATGGGCAGCCTCGCCCAGAACGGCTGGCAGGTGGTGGAAGAGACCTGA
- a CDS encoding DUF2381 family protein, which yields MSAPVTVLALLFLASAPKPLPPRTGSDQLSGAPRLTVTADTQHQPQEVRISPGRGLMMTFDTPVQREGLVLEAKESFRQVILSDDGLLLTLMPSSNLPLGKRMKLAIRFADGAEPISMDFSLLVSPQAESQWEVYRQPRPAVAYQREAEEARARLQRCQVELNQERTARDKPPGLMGLLAAKQLTRKGVFGKLITFDVVTRQGDAFLVQQATSYRAPNGNSRNPRMRLAVDLKLKNEGTETWAPSNARLVTPNGEWTAEVWPPEPIPPGGLGRILVEVELPGSVPPGPCMLKLWDKAETQVTTLSGIIFP from the coding sequence ATGTCCGCTCCCGTCACGGTCCTCGCCCTGCTCTTCCTCGCGAGCGCTCCCAAGCCGTTGCCGCCTCGAACCGGTTCAGATCAGCTGTCCGGTGCCCCCCGCCTCACAGTGACAGCGGACACGCAACACCAGCCCCAAGAGGTGCGCATCAGTCCAGGACGCGGCCTCATGATGACGTTTGATACACCTGTCCAGCGTGAAGGGCTCGTGCTCGAAGCGAAGGAGTCATTCCGACAGGTCATCCTGTCGGACGATGGACTGCTGCTCACCCTGATGCCCTCCAGCAATCTCCCACTGGGAAAACGCATGAAACTGGCCATCCGGTTCGCGGACGGGGCTGAACCGATAAGTATGGACTTCTCTCTCTTGGTGTCGCCTCAAGCGGAGTCACAATGGGAGGTTTACAGGCAGCCTCGTCCTGCCGTCGCCTACCAACGAGAGGCAGAGGAGGCTCGAGCACGACTCCAGCGATGTCAGGTGGAGTTGAACCAGGAGCGCACCGCGCGCGACAAACCGCCGGGCCTCATGGGCCTGCTCGCAGCAAAGCAACTCACTCGAAAAGGCGTCTTCGGCAAGCTCATCACCTTCGACGTAGTCACTCGCCAAGGAGATGCATTCCTCGTGCAACAAGCCACCAGCTACCGGGCTCCGAACGGAAACAGTCGCAACCCCAGGATGCGACTGGCGGTGGACCTGAAATTGAAGAATGAGGGCACGGAGACATGGGCGCCCTCGAACGCACGACTCGTCACGCCGAATGGCGAGTGGACCGCCGAGGTGTGGCCGCCCGAGCCCATTCCACCCGGGGGCCTAGGACGAATCCTAGTCGAGGTGGAGTTGCCAGGCAGCGTTCCCCCTGGCCCATGTATGCTCAAACTCTGGGACAAGGCAGAGACGCAAGTGACTACACTTTCGGGGATAATCTTTCCTTGA
- a CDS encoding nuclear transport factor 2 family protein: MSGDAIATWHAYVATRAPATLDALLADEVVFRSPAVHTAQQGKALTAKYLTAALEVLGGDDFRYTGEWRAEGSAVLEFRTQVDGLEVHGIDMITWGAGGRITEFTVMIRPLKALNAVVARMGAALSK; the protein is encoded by the coding sequence ATGAGCGGCGATGCCATCGCGACATGGCACGCCTATGTGGCGACGCGTGCTCCGGCGACGCTCGATGCGTTGCTCGCCGATGAGGTGGTGTTTCGCTCGCCCGCGGTCCATACGGCCCAGCAGGGCAAGGCGCTCACCGCGAAGTATCTGACCGCGGCGCTGGAGGTGCTCGGCGGCGACGACTTCCGTTATACGGGCGAGTGGCGCGCGGAAGGCTCCGCGGTGCTCGAGTTCCGGACCCAGGTCGACGGGCTGGAGGTCCACGGAATCGACATGATCACCTGGGGGGCCGGCGGGCGCATCACGGAGTTCACGGTGATGATCCGGCCGCTCAAGGCGCTCAACGCCGTGGTTGCCCGGATGGGGGCGGCGTTGAGCAAGTGA